The proteins below are encoded in one region of Dehalococcoidia bacterium:
- a CDS encoding DUF72 domain-containing protein: MKARVLVGTCSWADKTLLEAGWYPPHVRTPAQRLQHYARHFPIVEVDSTYYALPAQRQAHLWAARTPPGFVFDVKAFALFTHHPTPPDSLPQDVRQALPQELRERRHIYYRDLPPELRQELWRRFAEALLPLHLAGKLGVVLFQFPPWFRPSADARRHILEARERLPHYTIAVEFRQARWLADEENRVRTLGFLREHRLPLVCVDEPQGFPSSVPPLAEVTAPLAVVRFHGRNAATWEAKGITAAERFNYLYSPEELQEWVPRIGRLAQEAEEVHVLFNNCYRDYSVRNARQMAEALGLPVGKQGSLL; the protein is encoded by the coding sequence ATGAAGGCGCGCGTTCTAGTGGGCACATGCTCCTGGGCCGACAAGACCCTCCTGGAGGCGGGATGGTACCCGCCACACGTGCGCACCCCCGCCCAGCGCCTCCAGCACTACGCCCGCCACTTCCCCATTGTGGAGGTGGACAGCACTTATTACGCCCTGCCCGCCCAGCGGCAGGCCCACCTCTGGGCCGCCAGGACGCCCCCAGGCTTCGTGTTCGATGTCAAGGCCTTTGCCCTCTTCACCCATCACCCCACCCCTCCCGACTCCCTACCCCAGGACGTGCGGCAGGCCCTGCCACAGGAGCTCAGGGAGCGACGTCACATCTACTATCGCGACCTCCCCCCTGAGCTGCGCCAGGAGCTGTGGCGTCGGTTCGCCGAGGCCCTCCTGCCTCTGCACCTGGCCGGCAAGCTGGGGGTGGTCCTCTTTCAGTTTCCGCCCTGGTTCCGACCCAGCGCCGACGCTCGTCGCCATATCCTGGAGGCCCGGGAGCGCCTTCCCCATTACACCATCGCTGTGGAGTTCCGCCAAGCCCGTTGGCTGGCAGACGAGGAAAACCGGGTCAGGACGCTGGGCTTCCTGAGGGAGCATCGCCTGCCCCTGGTGTGCGTAGATGAGCCCCAAGGGTTTCCTTCCAGCGTGCCTCCTCTGGCCGAGGTCACCGCTCCCCTGGCAGTGGTGCGCTTCCATGGGCGCAACGCCGCCACCTGGGAGGCCAAGGGCATCACCGCTGCCGAGCGCTTCAACTACCTCTACTCCCCAGAGGAGCTGCAGGAGTGGGTGCCGCGCATCGGCCGCCTAGCTCAGGAGGCGGAGGAGGTGCACGTCCTCTTCAACAACTGCTATCGCGACTACTCCGTGCGCAA
- the corA gene encoding magnesium/cobalt transporter CorA, giving the protein MLQVLVVDDEGPARPLTSLGALQEVLTSGARVWADLDTAADASIAQEVLGRVFGFHPLTIEDALTPEPNPPKLDEHDNYIFIVFHALASYEPFGEVASQEVCLYLGPNYVVSCHHGAVQSLEAIRQRCLEDGLPLRRGPEWLLHAILDRLVDGYLPCIDAMEESLDRLEAEALAGKAPGLLERVLRLRGNALRLRRLTVPQRELLARLARPEFPHLVRPEANIYFRDIYDHLVRTEYLIEALRDLTDSAHNTYLTVVSNRLNEVMKVLTAVATIFLPLTLLAGIYGMNFAHHVWPPFGSSWGFPAVVGTMLALGLAIAVFFRRRGWL; this is encoded by the coding sequence ATGCTGCAGGTGCTGGTGGTCGACGACGAGGGCCCAGCGCGGCCACTGACGAGCCTGGGGGCGCTGCAAGAGGTCCTCACCTCGGGAGCGAGGGTGTGGGCCGACTTGGACACTGCTGCCGATGCCTCTATTGCCCAGGAGGTATTGGGCAGGGTGTTCGGCTTCCATCCTCTGACCATCGAGGACGCCCTGACGCCTGAGCCCAACCCTCCCAAGCTGGACGAGCACGACAACTACATCTTCATCGTCTTCCACGCCCTGGCCAGCTACGAGCCCTTCGGCGAGGTGGCTAGCCAAGAGGTGTGTCTCTACCTTGGCCCCAACTATGTGGTCTCCTGCCATCACGGGGCGGTGCAGTCGCTGGAGGCCATCCGCCAGCGGTGCCTGGAGGATGGCCTGCCCCTGCGTCGCGGCCCTGAGTGGCTGCTGCACGCCATCCTCGACCGGCTGGTGGACGGGTATCTCCCTTGCATCGATGCCATGGAGGAATCGCTGGACAGGCTGGAGGCCGAGGCCCTGGCGGGCAAGGCGCCGGGCCTGTTGGAGCGCGTGTTGCGCCTGCGGGGCAATGCCCTGCGTCTACGTCGCCTCACGGTGCCCCAGCGGGAGCTGCTGGCGCGCCTCGCCCGGCCCGAGTTCCCCCATCTGGTGCGCCCCGAGGCCAACATCTACTTCCGCGACATCTACGATCACCTAGTGCGGACCGAGTACCTCATCGAGGCCCTCCGCGACCTGACGGACAGCGCCCACAACACCTATCTGACAGTGGTCTCCAACCGCCTCAATGAGGTGATGAAGGTGCTGACGGCGGTGGCCACCATATTTCTGCCTCTGACGCTACTCGCGGGCATCTACGGCATGAACTTCGCGCACCACGTCTGGCCGCCCTTTGGGAGCAGCTGGGGCTTCCCGGCAGTGGTGGGCACGATGTTGGCCTTGGGGCTGGCCATAGCCGTCTTCTTCCGGCGTCGGGGATGGCTTTAA